tTGTATTTCACGCTCGAGCCAACACCTGCAATTTCACTTCTTGACTACTAACAGTTAGGAGCAAAGCTTGCTTTCATCTCCATGCATTAACGGCTAAGCTTCTGATGGCCACAACCAACACCAAACTGATAGTAGAGAGACCACTGTCATCAGCACTTCCTACCCAACATCTATGTCTAGACCAACCAATTCTCGTCTTCGGTCACATCTGCAGATTAGCCGTACACCCACCATTTAATCAAATCCAAAATTGGGCAAGAGAAATGTGGTAGAATGACTATTAATTGATCAAAACTTACAAAAGAAAAGGCAGGAAGAAGTGACCAGACTATTTGAATTACTATGAATTCATAGCCATTGCGCTTGcatcttttattgatcaaaacaATTGCGCTTGCATCTTCCCCATTTCTAGCAAATATCAATCACCAGTTCCTCCACTGCAATTCATATACCCCTACAAAAGCTTGAAGCAAGATCATTACATTACATCCACTTTTAATCCCTTATTCACAGTAATAACAACTTCAACTAGCACCCAGACATTTCCTCAACCATGTTGAGTGCACGACTTGCCGTATGCAAAGATGAATTGAGTGTGTTCTTCTAACCCCTGCCTCATCTCCTTGTCTATAATTACTCACAAATTCAAAACAAACCCATATTTCCTACACCTTTAAACACTCATACTCTGTACCATTTAGTCCCCATTATCAACCTCAGCAACAAATTGTTCTTGCCAACTTCTAATTCTTTCATTACCAACAACCACATTCCCATCCTAATTAATCTTCTTCTGAGAATTCACTTCACCCTTCTCCTCAAATCGCTCCACTGCAACCTCACTCCCATCCTTGATTGAATTAGTACGAATACCAAATGAAAATCTGATGGATTTCCTGCTGTGATTATCGATAGAAATGGAAACCCTTATACACTAACTGGAATTTTTGCTCTCAAAGTGGATTTTGATAGTgaggttttggattattttcagTTTGGTTTTGTGGTTGGTTCAGAATTTGCTGATTTTGATCTTCTCGGAGTTTCAGTGATGCCTTTCATCTCTAACTCTCTTGATTTTTATCTGGTGAGCTGCTTCAGTCTCGATTCCGAGAAGGTTAGATATCGGAAATCATAGTCGTTAGGGGTCCCCAATTATTTTCTAGGGCCCCCAATTCAGCGGTGTTATAAAAGTGTGCGCTGTGCGTCAGGGTTTTGCATTCCGATCTGTAGCCATTTAAAGCTGAATCATAGTTTGAAGAAATTTTCACTCCTCTCACTGGCGATAAAGCAATTCCCAAATCAGAAGAAGAGGACTTCATTAAAAATTCAGTTCCTTTTATTGGAAAGTCCTCTTCACCTGATTCTGGGAATTGCTTTGATCACCAACCCTAATAGTTTTTTCAGAAACCTAGATTATAGCGATCATTAGTGGAGTGCTTCACAAGTGTTTGATGAAAGGGCCAGGAGAATTTTTCCTTCATTGGTAACTTAGTAAGTATCTTCTGCTATTTATGTATGCTGTAACACTTTACAATCCCTCTTTTTGCTATTTGTAGTAGAATGTTAGTGAAGTGAATCCAATTAACAATGTCTAGGAGGGTTGGGTTGATAAAATTGAAATTAATGAAAGTAAATTCCACCCGAATTGATACATTATTTACTAACCATTATAGttcaattatttacaaaatcttcatcAATTTCTGCAATGTGAGCAAGTGAAAGTTCTCATGGACAGGAAGAACTGTATTTCTTGTCAGCTCTAAACCTACAAAATGCATGGTCGGTCTAGAAATTGGTGATATACGTGTACATGCCAAAGCGAAGGCTACTATTAGCACCAATTCATCTGCAACTACTCCAGCTGGGAGAGATAGGCGCTTGTCTAATGCATCCACTAGAAGCAGGTCAGGTCCTTCAGATTGTAGGTGCAAAAGGAATTCCCCAGGGTGCTTCCCGAATAAGAGTTCTATTGCAACAACTCCAAAACTGTACACGTCACATTTCTCTGTCACCTTCATTGTAGATGCAAGCTCTGCAAACAGTAAAAGAGGCATTAATTCGATGAAATAAACTTGGCATCAATCAACTTAGAGTATAGGAAAGTATAGGAGTTATCTAAGAATTTAACCATCTATTTCTTACAAAATATTAGAGTCCAACTCGCTATTATTAGGTTAACTAAAACTTAGCCTGTTTTCGTAACCCAAAGCAATCTCAGAAATCTAGTCTTTACTTGTTTCGTATAGGTAACTGCATTTGTTTCTTCTGTTCTTTTATATCTCAAAACACAATCTTTCACTATCTATTGTCCAAATGCTATTGTTGGCTCTGTATGACTTGAAATACTCTTCTGGCATGCAGATTCAGAAACACATAGGAGCATCTACAGTGTTATTAGATAAATGGTGCAAGTTTGGAGAAGAATAAAGGTACCTGGAGCCATGTATCCATAGGAGCCGACTGGTACTGTCCAGTTAGACTCATCTGGTTGTAGCAGCCTTGCCGTCCCAAAATCCGAGACCTTTGCTTCATAGTCCGAGTTTAGTAAAATATTATTTGCGGTTATGTCTCGGTGCACAATTGGCGGGGTACAGTCGTGGTGCAAGTAAGACAAGGCCTGTGCCACACCTTTGATAATCTTTAACCTCGTTGACCAGTCCAAATTCTTTGCCTCGTTCTCATTATACAACACATTCGACAAGCTACCCCTCTCCACATATTCATATACCAAGAACATATCGTCCTTCCTCGAAGAGAAACCGTAAATTTTCACAATATTTTGATGCCGTATGTTTATCAGTGCATGTACTTCGGACTTAAAACTCTTGTAGCGCGTCACCTCTGAAGATgcatgttcactggatgatgaaGTATCATGGAGGCGTTTTACAGCAAAAGTTATGTCATTTTGAAGTGTTGCTTTGTATACGCTTCCTTGTCCACCTTTTCCTATGCAGTATTTCTCATCAAACTTCTCTGTAGCCTTTACAATATCCTTGAAAACTACCTTTCCATTGTAGTTACATACTGAAAATGAACCGTCGCCGCCTGAATCTAGGTTTTCCTCATCCGAGTCTTCTTTGTGGTTACGGTAGCAGCAGAAAATTGcaaacagaatcagaagaagaatcAGCGATACAGCAACTGGAACAACTACCGCAATGGTCAACTtccatttattgcttttgctGCGATTATTGGATGAAGGTGTACCACTACAAGGGTTCAAACCCTTCAACTCATTACTGCACAGACCTTGATTACCTCCTAAGGCTTTGACTGGATCTTTTTCGAATGCATTCACATCTGGAACTGGACCCTCAAGTTTGTTATTTGAAAGATCAATAGATGTAAGACTTAGCATACCCTGTAGAGAAGAGGGTATTGAACCAGATAGCTTGTTGTTAGAGAGGTTCAAGGTCTCCAAGTTTCTTAAATTCCCAAGCTGTGGTGATATCTCTCCATCGAGTTCATTTTGACTAAGATCAAGATTTGACTGCAAAGCCCCCAGATTCCCAACCTGGTATGGAATTGGTCCGTTTAACTTGTTGTCATTGAGTTTCAAGGATATTATGTCATGGCAGTCCCCAATCTCCCCTGGTATAGGCCCGCTGAAGTTGTTTAAGGACAAATCCAAATTTTGCAGACGTGCTAATTTTCCAACCTCTACAGGTATCTTATCTGAGAATTGATTTCTGCTCAAGTTTAGATTGAATATAACTGAATCTGAGTTGAACATATCCACTGGAATCTGACCTGACAGTTTATTTGATGAGAGGCTAATATCTTCCAGAGATTTCAACTTTGCGAGAACTGGTGGGATTTTACCTGATATCATGTTATCCGATAATCTGAAGTACGAAAGCTGGGTGCATGCTCCCCAGTTTGGTGACAATTCACCCGACAACTGATTTCTACTCAGATCGATATATTTCATAACTGGGTAAACACCAAATGCATCCGTGATGTCTCCTTCAAGAAGGTTGTCTTCTAGCCGCATTTGCAAGGTAGGTAAGATTGGTGCATGAGCCAAGCTCGTCTGGAATGCTGGAATTCAGGCCCACATTTGCAAGGTCTAGTCGTTGCAGCATCTTAAGGTTTCCTATAAAAGATGGAAATGGCCCTTCTAATAATGGATTTTCATTCAATTCAAGAATTCTGAGGTTGGCTAACAGACCAATCCCGGAAGGTATTGAACCATTTAGCTGATTTCTGCCCATCTTCAGGTGTTGAAGTTGGGTAAGGCTTCCGATTTCTGCTGGAATTGGTCCATCGAATGAATCGCCAGACAGATTAAGGAACTGAATATTCTTCAAAGTCTTCATGAACTGAATTGGAAATGGACCTCCTATATCAGGATTATCAGAAATATCAACATAGACTAGTTTTGGGCTTTGGAAGATGAAAGGTGGGACTTCTGACAAATAATTGTAATTGAGATCAAGACGAGTCAATGATGGCATGCCCTTACACAGAGTAGGGTCCGGATTAATATGATAGTTCTCAGATAAATCAAGATTCTGTAACTTCTGAAGATTGCACACCTGATATGGGATTGGTCCAGTGAGACTATTGTTGGCTAGTCGAAGAAAACGAAGCTCTGCGTGTTTTCCAATTTCTGCTGGCATTGTTCCTGTGAAGTTGTTATTTCCCAGATTAAGGTAAGTAAGCTTTGGTAGAGACCCAATTTGAGTTGGTATATCACCAGTCAGATTATTGAGATTAAGATTTAGAGAGGCGAGATTGGGAAACACGGAGAAGTTGAAGTGATCGAGCTTTCCATTCACACCTGATGAATCAAGATTTATCTTTATTACACTGTTTGAACTGCCACATTTTATACCAGACCACATGCAAGGGTTTGCACTTCCATTCGCAAGAGACCATGAGGTAAGAGATTGATAAGTTAAACTGTTTTTCCACTTTATTAGAGCTTCGGCTTCGGTTTGAGCTGAAATTTTGAGAACAACACAAGAAAGTAACAACAGAACTATGATTTGTAATGATTTGGTAGCCATGAAAATGGAAACCCATTCATTCATCTCTGACAACCCGGAAGAAATAAGAAAGCTATCGTATCCCAAATGTTGTGTTTAAGATTAATGAAGCTTGAGTACTTTTTTCTCTGAAGTTCAGAAATTTATAatgtgaatgctattgtgatactAAAATCTAACTGGGAATTAACAACTCTTAATGAAGAGTAATGGCAACTGTATGATTGTGAACCTTATTCTGAGTTTAATGTGATGTTAAAATTGTCGGATACCTCGAAGAGTCAAGACAAGAGTCAGCAAAGCTGCAAGTGGAGAGGATAGACGTCTCTGTTCTCTCTGTATGTATACTTAGAATATCTCCATCGGATGCAGGTGGAGAATTAAATCTGTAATAATCGCGGGAACTAATTGAGGAGGGAAAATGTTGCACGAAAATTAATAAGGGGCCCCGAGTGGAGACACAGAAAAAGTCTTATTATTGATAAAGAGAGAAAAATACAATCTGTAACTGTAACATGTAAAGTGTAAACTAACTAGATAACCGCGTGGGGCGAATATagctaaatattttttttcaacaTAGCTAAATATAGCTGCACCAATAGAACAAATATATCAATGGTAATCATAAAGGGTAATAGATATAGAAAAGGGGCTTGCAATGTGATAGGTAGTTGGCCAGCAACCAGGGGAGgagacaaaactcataggttagGGTGCaaaaatttattttgggtacaaacctTTTTTAAGGGGTGCAAAGTAACAAAAACTGACTTGTAAATAACCGTGTCTTTAATTGGGCCTAAATTAGGATTGGAGCCAGCTGGGCACGGGTGTGCACTTGCACCCCATGCAATGGGCTAGCTCCACCCCCTACCAACAACACTTGCAAATCCAATTTACCCGCGTAAGATTATCACTTAGCTCTACCACGGTGCCCAATTTAAGAGAATGTAAGGTATGGTCCCATGTGTTGTTTTTTTTATGATGCATGGATAAGAGCACCTCCAATGCCAGAGGTCAAAGGTCATCCTATGTAGAAGTTTTATTTGTACTTTTtgatcctggcatttttagggacgATCCCAAAAaaattaggggcgacttttttattcccaatcCATATACAACGTTAAGGGATGTACAAAAACGCGGCAGAATACGTCAATGCCCTTACATAATCGGAAGCTATTTTTTGCTCGATTAGTATAACGAAATCGGTAGTTTAGTAAAATATCGATTTTGTGCCCAAAGCGTATCTGGCTTCTATAATAATCGGTAGGACCAAGAACCTCATgagactaccgattgttaaagtatagaaataagaaatcttaAGAATTTTTCCATGTTGAAATTTGAGGCTCCTATATAATcggacgataaataatttttctAAGCTAACGATTCAGATtttcaaaattcatcaaatgaaggatttaagaaaaatctcattttggggaaacCTATAATCGGAAGGTTTTGTAACCTATTTAGTTTCCGATTATGGTTACATCCAAAACtcaaaccaagtggttatggttggctctgcaccctcaaaacctatggaatttggcaaaggttgaatctggggctacttataatcggtaggtttacaagttatattatctaccgattatctcAGATTTCAAAATTCACCAAATGAaggatttaagaaaaatctcattttggggcaacctataatcgaAACATCAATTAAATACATTAACTACCGAGTATAATAATCGATAGGTTTCTTGACCTACATAGCATCCGATTATGGCTACATTTTCGGAAAAAAAGAGCCGTTAGAACtctcatctatataaggagggtaacctcCCATCAGTTATGCACCACACTGAAATTATTGAGGTGAAAATTAAAGTGAAAATCATTTTCAATGGAAAGCCCATCATCAGTCGAAcacatacttagaagatgcaagcgaacaacatcatcaattgcagcaatggaagaagagatacacaAAAGAAGCAAACATCCAAAAAAAAATCGACCATCGTTAATTGCAACGAAGGAGGATCTACCCGAAGAACATCCGGGTGAGACTATATTTTGGATTAatgtttcattgggtcctttcaTTGGAAAGGTGGACGGTAAGAAACCACGTTATGATTATGAACCAAACCACGTTAGTTCAAGGATGAATCATGTTCTGAAATTGTGCACCAAATACAACGAGTTTCTTGATAGGCACAGAGGCGaaaggtttgcggcacaagatgcttataccaagtggagaggagagtcgtttctacatttcgaagacgcTTTGATAGTTGAACGAAGGactggaaaaaagaataacatgtgatgtgtTTAGAAAAGTTTTAATGTTCTCTGTA
This is a stretch of genomic DNA from Papaver somniferum cultivar HN1 chromosome 1, ASM357369v1, whole genome shotgun sequence. It encodes these proteins:
- the LOC113280185 gene encoding probable leucine-rich repeat receptor-like protein kinase At1g35710 yields the protein MKYIDLSRNQLSGELSPNWGACTQLSYFRLSDNMISGKIPPVLAKLKSLEDISLSSNKLSGQIPVDMFNSDSVIFNLNLSRNQFSDKIPVEVGKLARLQNLDLSLNNFSGPIPGEIGDCHDIISLKLNDNKLNGPIPYQVGNLGALQSNLDLSQNELDGEISPQLGNLRNLETLNLSNNKLSGSIPSSLQGMLSLTSIDLSNNKLEGPVPDVNAFEKDPVKALGGNQGLCSNELKGLNPCSGTPSSNNRSKSNKWKLTIAVVVPVAVSLILLLILFAIFCCYRNHKEDSDEENLDSGGDGSFSVCNYNGKVVFKDIVKATEKFDEKYCIGKGGQGSVYKATLQNDITFAVKRLHDTSSSSEHASSEVTRYKSFKSEVHALINIRHQNIVKIYGFSSRKDDMFLVYEYVERGSLSNVLYNENEAKNLDWSTRLKIIKGVAQALSYLHHDCTPPIVHRDITANNILLNSDYEAKVSDFGTARLLQPDESNWTVPVGSYGYMAPELASTMKVTEKCDVYSFGVVAIELLFGKHPGEFLLHLQSEGPDLLLVDALDKRLSLPAGVVADELVLIVAFALACTRISPISRPTMHFVGLELTRNTVLPVHENFHLLTLQKLMKIL